The following coding sequences are from one Rhodobiaceae bacterium window:
- a CDS encoding hypothetical protein (domain of unknown function (DUF4169)), which produces MDSKGKNIVDFGSARKNLKNKKKADQRAAKEKQAEENRVKFGRTKAEKSRDKQMKDQNQKRHDESKIEPLFPAPSQDPKE; this is translated from the coding sequence ATGGATTCTAAAGGCAAAAATATAGTCGATTTCGGGTCCGCGCGAAAAAACCTGAAAAACAAGAAGAAGGCAGACCAGCGCGCTGCCAAGGAAAAACAGGCAGAAGAGAACCGAGTGAAGTTTGGCCGGACGAAAGCCGAAAAAAGCCGAGACAAACAAATGAAAGACCAAAACCAGAAGCGGCATGACGAAAGCAAGATAGAACCCTTGTTTCCGGCCCCATCACAGGATCCAAAAGAATGA
- the uctC gene encoding acetyl-CoA:oxalate CoA-transferase has product MSSTTSPTPGPFAGLKVIDLTRVLAGPYCTMLLADFGADVIKVEVPERGDDARHIGPFIEDKSTYFMSLNRGKRSIALNLKDDDDRKTFETLLETADVVVENYRPGAFDKLGYDWETLHKRYPSLILASASGFGQTGPYSKRPAYDMVVQAMGGIMSLTGHEGDPPTRVGSSIGDIGAGLFTAIGVASALFHREKTGEATRIDVAMLDCQVAILENGIARYLATGQIPGRLGSRHPSIAPFQAFATADRHIVIAAGNDILFARMAKAIGALDLIDDDRFADNDLRRHNVDALSEAMETTLKTQPAEHWLTILEDAGIPSGPINNVEQVLQDPQVIARNMVIQANDPDIGPIKMPGNPIKFSAFPDPSERPAAPALDGDREAILSEADVPKA; this is encoded by the coding sequence ATGAGCTCAACCACCTCCCCGACACCTGGTCCCTTTGCCGGCCTCAAGGTTATTGATCTGACTAGGGTCCTAGCAGGTCCCTATTGCACCATGCTTTTGGCCGACTTTGGCGCTGACGTCATCAAAGTGGAGGTACCTGAACGGGGAGATGATGCGCGGCATATCGGTCCCTTCATTGAAGATAAATCGACCTATTTTATGTCGCTCAATCGAGGAAAGCGCTCTATCGCCCTGAACCTAAAAGACGATGATGACCGCAAAACCTTCGAGACACTTCTGGAAACAGCTGATGTGGTCGTGGAAAACTACCGCCCTGGTGCCTTTGACAAACTGGGCTATGACTGGGAAACGCTTCACAAAAGGTACCCCTCTCTCATCCTGGCCTCCGCCAGTGGCTTCGGCCAGACCGGCCCCTATAGCAAAAGACCTGCCTATGACATGGTCGTGCAAGCAATGGGCGGCATTATGAGTCTGACGGGCCATGAGGGAGATCCACCCACCCGCGTGGGATCATCCATTGGAGACATCGGCGCCGGGCTCTTTACCGCCATTGGAGTGGCCTCCGCGCTCTTCCATCGCGAAAAAACCGGTGAGGCCACCCGCATTGACGTCGCGATGCTGGATTGTCAGGTCGCCATCCTCGAAAACGGGATCGCACGTTACCTCGCCACCGGCCAGATCCCCGGCCGCCTGGGCTCCAGACATCCCTCAATCGCCCCGTTCCAGGCATTTGCCACCGCTGACCGCCACATCGTCATCGCAGCAGGGAATGACATTCTGTTTGCCCGCATGGCAAAAGCCATCGGTGCGCTGGACCTGATTGATGATGACCGCTTCGCTGACAATGATTTACGACGGCACAATGTCGATGCCTTGTCGGAAGCTATGGAGACAACACTGAAGACACAGCCCGCAGAGCATTGGCTCACTATTCTAGAGGATGCTGGCATCCCTAGTGGGCCGATAAACAATGTCGAACAGGTTCTACAAGATCCCCAGGTCATCGCGCGCAATATGGTCATCCAAGCAAACGATCCAGACATTGGCCCAATCAAAATGCCTGGAAATCCAATCAAGTTCTCAGCCTTTCCAGATCCCTCTGAACGCCCTGCCGCCCCTGCGCTTGATGGCGACCGGGAGGCCATATTGTCAGAAGCAGACGTGCCAAAAGCTTGA
- the fadR gene encoding fatty acid metabolism regulator protein: MDLKLVETSSEPKTIKRNNERPKQILSAAVELFRDRGFEATRLEDVADKAGVSKATIYLYFESKEDLFFALIREKVVPMLEQTIAQAEAFEGPASEFLRLKAQSVGRLFAHSEQGAILKLVISEARRFPDLTDYYRTEVPERGLENIAKMVRRGIDEGEFRECDERAAATAFMFPLLMNGIWMNSVGPDEIVDPDAAINFHCENFIRGLSI, from the coding sequence ATGGATCTCAAACTTGTCGAAACGTCATCTGAACCCAAAACCATCAAGCGGAACAATGAGCGGCCCAAACAGATATTAAGTGCCGCAGTCGAGCTTTTTCGGGACCGAGGGTTTGAGGCAACCCGCCTTGAGGACGTGGCCGACAAGGCAGGCGTCTCCAAGGCCACGATCTATCTCTATTTTGAGAGCAAAGAAGACCTGTTTTTCGCCCTAATTCGGGAAAAAGTAGTTCCCATGCTCGAGCAAACGATCGCCCAGGCAGAAGCATTTGAAGGACCGGCATCTGAGTTCCTGCGCCTCAAGGCCCAAAGCGTCGGACGCCTGTTTGCACATTCCGAACAGGGAGCCATTCTGAAACTCGTGATATCAGAAGCCCGCCGATTCCCTGACCTGACCGACTATTATCGGACGGAAGTCCCGGAGCGCGGCCTGGAAAACATTGCCAAAATGGTCCGCCGGGGTATCGATGAAGGGGAATTTCGTGAATGCGATGAAAGGGCTGCCGCGACTGCCTTCATGTTTCCATTGTTAATGAACGGGATATGGATGAATTCCGTGGGCCCCGATGAGATCGTCGACCCCGATGCAGCGATTAACTTCCATTGCGAGAATTTCATTCGAGGGTTGAGCATCTAG